A part of Halobaculum sp. MBLA0143 genomic DNA contains:
- a CDS encoding M24 family metallopeptidase — protein sequence MNPDFGAVDDALAAADADGYLVYAASEEATQRYLSGFDAPDPFVTLYTPETVRLLVSGLEYGRASQTARADEVCRYADYDRQALIEEHGERLGTAKVFASFLSEADVTSVLVPERFPLGTADALREVGVDVAVDEDDAVGEVRAIKTDEEVSNLRAAQAANEAALARTEELLSAATVADDGTLVHDGEPLTSERVRREIEITLLRRDCALDETIVACGADAADPHERGSGPLSADEPIIVDIFPQDKTTKYHGDVTRTFLVGEPTAELRRRYDLTHEALTAALDTLQAGVTGSEVHDAVCDVYEGADYATFRSDPTTETGFIHSTGHGVGLEVHESPSLSPRGEELRPGHVVTVEPGLYDPDHGGVRIEDTVVVTEDGYRNLTDYPVELVVD from the coding sequence ATGAATCCCGACTTCGGAGCGGTCGACGACGCGCTCGCGGCGGCGGACGCGGACGGCTACCTCGTCTACGCCGCCTCCGAGGAGGCCACCCAACGGTACCTCTCCGGGTTCGACGCCCCGGACCCGTTCGTCACCCTCTACACCCCGGAGACGGTGCGACTGCTCGTCTCCGGGCTGGAGTACGGCCGCGCGAGCCAGACGGCCCGCGCCGACGAGGTGTGCCGGTACGCCGACTACGACCGCCAGGCGCTGATCGAGGAACACGGCGAGCGGCTCGGCACGGCGAAGGTGTTCGCGTCGTTCCTGTCGGAGGCGGACGTGACGAGCGTGCTCGTGCCCGAGCGGTTCCCGCTGGGCACCGCCGACGCGCTCCGCGAGGTCGGTGTCGACGTGGCGGTCGACGAGGACGACGCCGTCGGCGAGGTGCGCGCGATCAAGACGGACGAGGAAGTGTCCAACCTCCGGGCGGCACAGGCCGCCAACGAGGCGGCACTCGCCCGAACGGAGGAACTGCTGTCGGCCGCGACCGTCGCCGACGACGGCACGCTCGTCCACGACGGGGAGCCGCTGACGAGCGAACGGGTGCGCCGGGAGATCGAGATCACGCTCCTCCGCCGGGACTGCGCGTTAGACGAGACGATCGTGGCGTGTGGCGCAGACGCGGCCGACCCACACGAGCGGGGCAGCGGCCCGTTGTCGGCAGACGAGCCGATCATCGTCGACATCTTCCCGCAGGACAAGACGACGAAGTACCACGGCGACGTGACACGGACGTTCCTCGTCGGGGAGCCGACCGCGGAACTCCGACGACGCTACGACCTGACACACGAGGCGCTGACGGCGGCGTTGGACACGCTCCAGGCGGGCGTCACCGGGAGCGAGGTCCACGACGCCGTCTGTGACGTGTACGAGGGAGCCGACTACGCGACCTTCCGGTCGGACCCGACGACGGAGACCGGGTTCATCCACTCCACCGGCCACGGTGTCGGCTTGGAGGTCCACGAGTCGCCCAGTCTCTCCCCCCGTGGCGAGGAACTGCGCCCCGGCCACGTCGTCACGGTCGAGCCGGGACTGTACGACCCCGACCACGGCGGCGTCCGGATCGAAGACACCGTCGTCGTCACGGAGGACGGCTACCGCAACCTCACGGACTACCCCGTCGAACTAGTCGTCGACTGA
- the aroA gene encoding 3-phosphoshikimate 1-carboxyvinyltransferase, with translation MDAHIGPSTVAGRVTAPPSKSYTHRALLAAGYGEGTAVAGPLHSADPAATARAVTAFGGTVDWDDDAGVARVEGFDGRPETPADVVDCGNSGTTMRLTAAAGALADGLVVLTGDESLRSRPQGPLLAAVESLGGRADSTRDNGQAPLVVGRGETLVDGGRVSIPGDVSSQFVTALLMAGAVTPEGVEIELETALKSAPYVEITRELLADFGVETERTDAGFAVAGGQTYAADRYAVPGDFSSISYPLAAGAVAADEAPVVIEGARPSAQGDTAIVEIAGRMGADVSWDREAGELTVARAPLSGVEVSVADTPDLLPTIAVLGAVADGDTRIVDAEHVRYKETDRVAAMAESLDRLGASVTEEADALIVHGDDSTLSGATVDGRGDHRLVMALAVAGLVADGETTVRGAEHVEVSFPGFFETLAGIGADVELGE, from the coding sequence ATGGACGCACACATCGGGCCGTCGACCGTCGCCGGCCGCGTGACGGCGCCGCCGTCGAAGAGCTACACTCACCGTGCACTCCTGGCCGCCGGCTACGGCGAGGGGACCGCCGTCGCGGGACCACTCCACAGCGCCGACCCCGCGGCGACCGCTCGCGCCGTGACGGCGTTCGGCGGCACCGTCGACTGGGACGACGACGCCGGGGTCGCTCGGGTCGAGGGGTTCGACGGGCGGCCGGAGACGCCCGCGGACGTGGTGGACTGTGGCAACTCCGGGACGACGATGCGGCTGACGGCCGCGGCGGGCGCGCTCGCAGACGGACTGGTCGTGCTCACGGGCGACGAGTCGCTCCGCTCGCGCCCCCAGGGACCGTTGCTCGCGGCCGTCGAGAGTCTGGGCGGCCGCGCGGACTCCACTCGAGACAACGGCCAGGCGCCGTTGGTCGTCGGCCGCGGGGAGACGCTCGTCGACGGCGGTCGGGTGTCGATCCCGGGCGACGTGTCCTCGCAGTTCGTCACGGCGTTGCTGATGGCCGGCGCCGTGACACCGGAGGGAGTCGAGATCGAACTGGAGACGGCGCTGAAGTCGGCGCCGTACGTCGAGATCACCCGCGAACTGTTGGCCGACTTCGGCGTCGAGACGGAACGGACGGACGCGGGGTTCGCCGTCGCCGGCGGCCAGACGTACGCCGCCGACCGCTACGCCGTCCCGGGCGACTTCTCGTCGATCTCGTACCCGCTCGCGGCGGGCGCCGTCGCTGCCGACGAGGCGCCGGTCGTGATCGAGGGTGCCCGCCCGAGCGCGCAGGGCGACACCGCGATCGTCGAGATCGCCGGCCGGATGGGCGCGGACGTGTCCTGGGACCGCGAGGCGGGCGAACTGACGGTCGCGCGCGCCCCGTTGTCGGGTGTCGAGGTGAGCGTCGCGGACACGCCGGATCTACTCCCCACGATCGCGGTGTTGGGCGCGGTCGCGGACGGCGACACCCGGATCGTCGACGCCGAACACGTCCGGTACAAGGAGACGGACCGGGTCGCGGCGATGGCCGAGTCGCTCGACCGGTTGGGCGCGAGCGTGACCGAGGAGGCGGACGCGCTGATCGTCCACGGCGACGACTCGACGCTGTCGGGCGCGACCGTCGACGGCCGCGGGGACCACCGGCTCGTGATGGCGCTGGCGGTCGCCGGGCTCGTCGCCGACGGGGAGACGACCGTCCGGGGCGCCGAACACGTCGAGGTGTCGTTCCCGGGGTTCTTCGAGACGCTGGCGGGGATCGGGGCGGACGTGGAGTTGGGGGAGTGA
- a CDS encoding ATP-dependent DNA helicase gives MSGGESTRGATEEADSDGWRRVFGHAEPYAAQEEGIELLRSTARDDGYVCLEGACGTGKTMLALTAGVDLVRDPETEFERVLVLTSVKQQLRQFEADVRTINDDPPDDEPVSALTLVGKADVCPYSRENAAGIDDRNVYDRCEGLRDRTRGLTGEGGETSAGALAEEARRAQTGIADTGNDRTPFLETAGEPTPYLPETSEHYADGTDPTAGDANGTEYCPFYAQYLEDSGHADDDPAGAVPFDTEGLGVVDTPELVRLAAGHGSCPHSVMGALATEVEVVVGNYYHAFDPTTAGAFTGGLIDEETFLVCDEAHMLEPRVRDLVSDGVGDTTLRDAEGELTRVIQPVAFEDEGKEAAGSTDADLVRGELDDAGVELDDLRRLREFVRDLREELDDRVRRHLDAVHPEWTDADPEELESYEVPLRDPETPAEDAISQWARQAGYDDRVWSRAAAVGAVVERVLDEAEDEDRQRAAPTVGRVVTAWFQFDHESYFREIELEPTFDETGAPDSWRRQYNARLALQNCVPADAIGERLAEFGGGVLMSATLAPTDVFREVTGLDYLEDAGRPVVEETFGLSFPPDNRASFAVDAPKFTYENRGPPGDPEGNRARQAHVDAVVDVVETTPGNVLVGMPSYGEAAWIADVLGERVDRPVLSDESSSDAATEALKGEFFDGEAKVLATSIRGTLTEGVDYRGDRLAAAVICGVPIVSTASPAVSAVRTAYDTQFSRDGFETALTVPAVRKARQAIGRVIRGPEEVGVRVLVDARYARESWNSVRGLFPTAAREEFRTVSPDMLQFGLERFWDGQG, from the coding sequence GTGAGCGGTGGGGAGTCGACACGCGGAGCGACGGAAGAGGCCGACAGCGACGGCTGGCGGCGCGTGTTCGGCCACGCGGAGCCGTACGCGGCCCAGGAGGAGGGGATCGAACTACTCCGGTCGACCGCGCGCGACGACGGCTACGTCTGTCTGGAGGGAGCCTGTGGCACCGGGAAGACGATGCTGGCGCTGACGGCTGGGGTCGATCTCGTGCGCGACCCGGAGACGGAGTTCGAGCGCGTGCTCGTGTTGACGAGCGTCAAGCAACAACTGCGGCAGTTCGAGGCGGACGTGCGGACGATCAACGACGACCCGCCGGACGACGAGCCCGTCTCGGCGCTGACCCTCGTCGGCAAGGCGGACGTGTGTCCGTACTCGCGGGAGAACGCGGCCGGGATCGACGACCGGAACGTGTACGACCGGTGTGAGGGGCTGCGCGACCGGACGCGCGGACTCACCGGCGAGGGCGGGGAGACGAGCGCCGGCGCGCTCGCCGAGGAGGCGCGCCGCGCACAGACCGGAATCGCCGACACCGGCAACGACCGGACGCCGTTCTTGGAGACCGCCGGGGAGCCGACGCCGTACCTCCCGGAGACGTCGGAACACTACGCCGACGGCACGGATCCGACCGCGGGCGACGCGAACGGCACGGAGTACTGTCCGTTCTACGCCCAGTATCTGGAGGACAGCGGGCACGCAGACGACGACCCCGCGGGCGCAGTGCCGTTCGACACCGAGGGGCTGGGCGTGGTCGACACGCCGGAACTCGTCCGGCTGGCCGCCGGGCACGGTAGTTGTCCCCACTCCGTCATGGGGGCGTTGGCGACGGAGGTGGAGGTCGTGGTCGGGAACTACTACCACGCCTTCGATCCGACGACGGCGGGAGCGTTCACGGGCGGGCTGATCGACGAGGAGACGTTCCTCGTGTGTGACGAGGCGCACATGCTGGAGCCGCGGGTGCGGGATCTCGTCTCCGACGGCGTCGGTGACACGACGCTCCGGGACGCCGAGGGGGAACTCACCCGGGTGATCCAGCCCGTCGCGTTCGAAGACGAGGGGAAGGAGGCGGCCGGGTCGACGGACGCCGACCTCGTCCGGGGGGAGTTGGACGACGCCGGCGTGGAGCTGGACGACCTCCGACGACTCCGCGAGTTCGTCCGCGACCTCCGGGAGGAGTTGGACGACCGCGTGCGACGGCACCTGGACGCCGTCCACCCGGAGTGGACGGACGCCGACCCCGAGGAACTGGAGTCGTACGAGGTGCCGTTGCGTGACCCGGAGACGCCGGCCGAGGACGCGATCAGCCAGTGGGCGCGACAGGCGGGCTACGACGACCGAGTGTGGTCGCGGGCGGCGGCGGTCGGCGCGGTCGTGGAACGGGTGTTGGACGAGGCCGAAGACGAGGACCGCCAACGGGCCGCACCGACGGTCGGCCGGGTCGTGACGGCGTGGTTCCAGTTCGACCACGAGTCGTACTTCCGGGAGATCGAGCTGGAGCCGACGTTCGACGAGACCGGGGCACCCGACTCCTGGCGCCGGCAGTACAACGCCCGGCTGGCGCTCCAGAACTGCGTGCCGGCCGACGCCATCGGCGAACGGCTCGCGGAGTTCGGCGGCGGCGTCCTGATGAGTGCAACGCTCGCGCCGACGGACGTGTTCCGAGAGGTGACGGGGCTCGACTACCTCGAAGACGCCGGCCGTCCGGTGGTCGAGGAGACGTTCGGGCTGTCGTTCCCGCCGGACAACAGGGCGTCGTTCGCGGTCGACGCCCCGAAGTTCACCTACGAGAATCGCGGGCCGCCGGGCGACCCGGAGGGGAACCGCGCCCGACAGGCCCACGTCGACGCCGTCGTGGACGTCGTCGAGACGACACCCGGGAACGTCCTGGTCGGCATGCCCAGCTACGGGGAGGCGGCCTGGATCGCGGACGTGCTCGGCGAGCGGGTGGACCGGCCGGTGTTGTCCGACGAGTCCAGCTCCGACGCCGCGACGGAGGCGCTGAAAGGGGAGTTCTTCGACGGGGAGGCGAAGGTGCTGGCGACGAGCATCCGCGGGACGCTCACGGAGGGTGTCGACTACCGGGGTGACAGACTCGCGGCCGCGGTGATCTGTGGGGTACCCATCGTCAGCACGGCGTCGCCGGCGGTGTCTGCGGTCCGGACGGCGTACGACACGCAGTTCTCTCGGGACGGATTCGAGACCGCGCTGACGGTGCCGGCGGTTCGGAAGGCGAGACAGGCGATCGGGCGCGTGATCCGCGGGCCGGAGGAGGTCGGCGTCCGGGTGCTCGTCGACGCCCGGTACGCCCGGGAGTCGTGGAACTCCGTCCGGGGACTGTTCCCGACGGCGGCCCGCGAGGAGTTCCGGACGGTGTCGCCGGACATGCTGCAGTTCGGCCTCGAACGGTTCTGGGACGGCCAGGGGTGA
- the rnhA gene encoding ribonuclease HI, producing MPVVDCDPEAARERLERTGVTVEPGNTDHELWRADREGATAVAYEGKVVVQGSDPEALTLPLREGGGRGHVYFDGACRGNPGPSAVGWAIVTSDGIAAEGGERIGETTNNRAEYAALTRALEAAVDYGLEEADVRGDSQLVVRQVRGEWDTNDPGLRERRVRVRELLERFDRWSLEHVPRELNERADELANEALDDRQ from the coding sequence GTGCCAGTCGTCGACTGCGACCCGGAGGCGGCGCGCGAGCGTCTCGAACGGACGGGCGTGACCGTCGAGCCGGGCAACACGGACCACGAACTGTGGCGGGCGGACCGCGAGGGCGCGACCGCCGTCGCCTACGAGGGGAAGGTGGTCGTCCAGGGGAGCGACCCGGAGGCGCTGACGCTCCCGTTGCGCGAGGGTGGCGGTCGCGGGCACGTCTACTTCGACGGCGCCTGTCGGGGGAACCCCGGGCCGTCGGCGGTCGGCTGGGCGATCGTGACGAGCGACGGGATCGCCGCCGAGGGGGGCGAACGGATCGGCGAGACGACCAACAACCGCGCGGAGTACGCGGCCCTGACGCGGGCGCTGGAGGCGGCCGTCGACTACGGTCTAGAGGAGGCCGACGTGCGAGGCGACTCACAGCTCGTCGTCCGTCAGGTGCGAGGGGAGTGGGACACGAACGACCCCGGGCTCCGCGAGCGTCGCGTCCGGGTCCGAGAGCTCCTCGAACGGTTCGACCGGTGGTCGTTGGAGCACGTTCCGCGGGAGCTAAACGAGCGCGCCGACGAACTGGCCAACGAGGCACTCGATGACCGACAGTGA
- a CDS encoding rnhA operon protein, with protein sequence MTDSDTEADEAAATRAARERAGVADTGSDELPADLVQDCRRLTRLARRATDDDEATAYRTDRDERLADHGFVSRVRETDDTLVVYPSEWVDDDGTVDTTNVSDTDRAYELLLSGAGDPDEWDRVEEHNAEVVTAVGAEHGSTHRRNARAFADFVGNHYAKRVETATAAEVEEFLTEYYPRNAWPTERQRAVVRESVRYVFDAAGTTPPI encoded by the coding sequence ATGACCGACAGTGACACCGAGGCAGACGAGGCGGCGGCGACACGAGCGGCACGCGAGCGGGCCGGCGTCGCAGACACGGGGTCTGACGAACTCCCGGCGGACCTGGTCCAGGACTGTCGGCGGCTGACGCGACTGGCCCGCCGGGCGACGGACGACGACGAGGCGACCGCCTACCGGACGGACCGCGACGAACGGCTGGCGGACCACGGGTTCGTCAGCCGGGTGCGCGAGACCGACGACACACTCGTCGTCTACCCCAGCGAGTGGGTCGACGACGACGGTACCGTGGACACGACGAACGTGAGCGACACGGACCGCGCGTACGAACTCCTGTTGTCCGGGGCGGGTGACCCCGACGAGTGGGACCGTGTCGAAGAGCACAACGCCGAGGTCGTGACCGCAGTCGGCGCGGAACACGGCTCGACACACCGTCGGAACGCGCGGGCGTTCGCCGACTTCGTCGGCAACCACTACGCCAAGCGGGTGGAGACGGCGACGGCTGCGGAGGTAGAGGAGTTTCTGACCGAGTACTACCCCCGGAACGCCTGGCCGACGGAGCGGCAACGAGCAGTCGTCCGGGAGTCCGTGCGGTACGTGTTCGACGCCGCCGGGACGACCCCGCCGATCTGA
- a CDS encoding PadR family transcriptional regulator, producing the protein MSEARTRREGEAVTRDLTAFQQNILAILADEPMYGLAIKRELETYYDDDVNHGRLYPNLDDLVEMGLVEKSELDKRTNQYALTDAGRETVLAQMEWMLDNYVTGSERRGEIEQLLDHVG; encoded by the coding sequence ATGTCAGAGGCACGCACACGACGCGAGGGCGAGGCTGTGACGCGGGACCTCACGGCGTTCCAGCAGAACATTCTCGCCATCCTCGCCGACGAACCGATGTACGGACTGGCGATCAAACGCGAACTGGAGACGTACTACGACGACGACGTGAACCACGGGCGGCTGTATCCCAACCTCGACGATCTGGTGGAGATGGGGCTCGTCGAGAAGAGCGAGTTGGACAAGCGGACGAACCAGTACGCCCTCACCGACGCCGGACGCGAGACCGTGCTGGCTCAGATGGAGTGGATGCTCGACAACTACGTCACCGGGTCGGAGCGACGCGGCGAGATCGAGCAGCTGCTCGACCACGTCGGCTGA
- a CDS encoding MTH865 family protein, whose product MSNDVEAELREQFTEAFEGADYPVSNQMDLVPALPNGPGTKFEAGDVSLTAMEMAAKLGDEQEFPYDDVETLVDDILEGLQSQGVF is encoded by the coding sequence ATGTCCAACGACGTGGAGGCAGAACTCCGTGAACAGTTCACCGAGGCGTTCGAGGGTGCAGACTACCCCGTCTCGAACCAGATGGACCTCGTGCCCGCGCTCCCGAACGGCCCGGGGACGAAGTTCGAGGCCGGCGACGTGTCGCTGACGGCGATGGAGATGGCGGCCAAGCTCGGTGACGAACAGGAGTTCCCGTACGACGACGTCGAGACGCTCGTCGACGACATCCTCGAGGGGCTCCAGAGCCAGGGCGTCTTCTAG
- a CDS encoding M42 family metallopeptidase: MTDTPFEFDFDLLQTLTETSGVPGYEDRVREHVRSVLTEETDSVETDAMGNVVGTIEGDADYEVAVAAHMDEIGFMVKHVGEDGFLKLDALGGWDPRVLRAQRVTVHTDDGDLTGLVGSVPPHTLDEEQRQKDDAVEDVVVDLGRDGDTVADAVSVGDLVTMEQSTVQMGDTVTGKALDDRVCVFAMLEAARRIDDPDVTIHFCATVQEEVGLRGATALGVDVAPDLAVALDVTVASDVPDVSEDKQVTELGEGTAIKLKDSSVITTPKVHRRMRAVAEDADIDHQVEVLPAGGTDTAGFQNTNGARPVGAISVPTRYLHTVTETAHGDDIAATVDLLTEFLRTESGEHDYAL, translated from the coding sequence GTGACGGACACACCGTTCGAGTTCGACTTCGACCTGCTCCAGACGCTCACCGAGACGAGCGGCGTCCCCGGCTACGAGGACCGCGTCCGCGAGCACGTCCGGTCTGTACTCACAGAAGAGACCGACAGCGTCGAGACGGACGCGATGGGCAACGTCGTCGGCACGATCGAAGGCGACGCCGACTACGAGGTCGCCGTCGCCGCCCACATGGACGAGATCGGGTTCATGGTGAAACACGTCGGCGAGGACGGCTTCCTCAAACTCGACGCCCTCGGCGGCTGGGACCCGCGCGTCCTCCGTGCACAGCGCGTGACTGTCCACACCGACGACGGTGACCTCACTGGACTCGTCGGCTCCGTCCCGCCCCACACGCTCGACGAGGAACAGCGTCAGAAGGACGACGCCGTCGAGGACGTCGTCGTCGATCTCGGCCGCGACGGCGACACCGTCGCCGACGCCGTCTCCGTCGGCGACCTCGTCACGATGGAGCAGTCCACCGTCCAGATGGGCGACACTGTCACCGGCAAGGCGCTGGACGACCGAGTCTGCGTGTTCGCCATGCTGGAGGCCGCCCGCCGCATCGACGACCCCGACGTGACGATTCACTTCTGTGCCACCGTCCAGGAGGAGGTCGGGCTCCGCGGCGCGACCGCACTCGGCGTCGACGTCGCCCCAGACCTCGCCGTCGCGCTCGACGTCACCGTCGCCTCCGACGTGCCCGACGTGAGCGAGGACAAACAGGTGACGGAGCTCGGCGAGGGTACCGCGATCAAGCTGAAAGACTCCTCCGTCATCACGACGCCGAAGGTCCACCGCCGGATGCGAGCCGTCGCCGAAGACGCCGACATCGACCACCAGGTCGAGGTGCTGCCCGCCGGCGGCACCGACACTGCCGGCTTCCAGAACACGAACGGCGCCCGCCCCGTCGGCGCTATCTCCGTTCCGACCCGCTACCTCCACACCGTCACCGAGACCGCCCACGGCGACGACATCGCCGCGACCGTCGACCTCCTCACGGAGTTCCTCCGCACGGAGAGCGGAGAGCACGACTACGCGCTGTAG
- a CDS encoding single-stranded DNA binding protein, whose product MGVIEDVFEEDVDAEISLEEFTDAVESKVEQMGGLADEETAAMLVAHELDDQDVDCVADVEPGMDDVTFLAKVTSVGELRTFERDEEDREDGKVLNVEVADESGHVTITMWDRMAEDAVERLEPGDVLDVAGRPKDGYNGLEVSVDDIDPDPEGDVNVEIVDEYRVEDLTMGASDVTLVGELLDTDAVRTFDRDDGSEGRVANLAVGDETGRVRVTLWDERAPRAEELTPGETVEIVDGYVRERDGDLELHVGSRGAVEVVDETVDYEPDTTDIGALELEDTVDIAGGVIETSEKRTFDRDDGSEGQVRNVRLKDDTGEIRVALWGDKADLDIDLADEIACTDVEIQEGWQDDLEASAGWQSTVTVLGDTTPDTDDGDQDGLSAFGDDTDTTDADEAAVAEATTGGAVAATAETDAGGDTTETGETETEFTGTVVQAGSPVVLDDGTETKRVETDASLRLGEEVTVRGPETDGTIDADDVF is encoded by the coding sequence ATGGGTGTGATCGAGGACGTATTCGAGGAGGACGTAGACGCGGAAATCTCTCTGGAGGAGTTCACCGACGCCGTCGAGTCGAAGGTAGAACAGATGGGTGGGCTCGCAGACGAGGAGACGGCCGCGATGCTCGTCGCCCACGAGCTCGACGACCAAGACGTGGACTGCGTCGCCGACGTGGAGCCGGGGATGGACGACGTGACGTTCCTCGCCAAGGTCACCTCCGTCGGCGAACTCCGGACGTTCGAGCGCGACGAGGAGGACCGCGAGGACGGGAAGGTGTTGAACGTCGAGGTGGCAGACGAGTCCGGACACGTCACGATCACGATGTGGGACCGGATGGCCGAAGACGCCGTCGAGCGGCTGGAGCCCGGCGACGTGTTGGACGTGGCCGGTCGGCCGAAGGACGGCTACAACGGCCTCGAGGTGTCCGTCGACGACATCGACCCCGACCCCGAGGGCGACGTGAACGTGGAGATCGTCGACGAGTACCGCGTCGAGGATCTGACGATGGGCGCGTCCGACGTGACGCTCGTCGGGGAGCTCCTCGACACGGACGCCGTCCGGACGTTCGACCGTGACGACGGCAGCGAGGGACGGGTGGCGAACCTCGCGGTCGGCGACGAGACCGGTCGCGTCCGGGTGACGCTGTGGGACGAACGCGCCCCCCGGGCCGAGGAGCTCACGCCCGGCGAGACCGTCGAGATCGTCGACGGCTACGTCCGAGAGCGCGACGGGGATCTAGAGCTACACGTCGGCTCCCGGGGTGCCGTCGAGGTGGTCGACGAGACGGTCGACTACGAGCCGGACACGACCGACATCGGCGCACTCGAGCTGGAGGACACGGTCGACATCGCCGGCGGCGTGATCGAGACCAGCGAGAAACGCACGTTCGACCGCGACGACGGCAGCGAGGGGCAGGTCCGCAACGTCCGGCTGAAAGACGACACCGGGGAGATCCGGGTCGCGCTGTGGGGGGACAAGGCCGACCTCGACATCGACCTCGCCGACGAGATCGCCTGCACGGACGTGGAGATCCAGGAGGGGTGGCAGGACGACCTGGAGGCGTCGGCCGGCTGGCAGTCCACCGTCACCGTGCTCGGCGACACGACACCCGACACGGACGACGGCGACCAGGACGGCCTCTCCGCGTTCGGCGACGACACGGACACGACGGACGCGGACGAGGCGGCCGTCGCAGAGGCGACGACGGGCGGCGCCGTCGCCGCGACCGCCGAGACGGACGCCGGCGGCGACACGACCGAGACGGGCGAGACGGAGACGGAGTTCACCGGCACGGTCGTCCAAGCCGGCAGCCCGGTCGTCTTGGACGACGGGACGGAGACGAAACGGGTGGAGACGGACGCCTCCCTCCGGCTGGGCGAGGAGGTCACCGTTCGCGGGCCGGAGACGGACGGCACCATCGACGCGGACGACGTGTTCTGA